One genomic window of Arvicanthis niloticus isolate mArvNil1 chromosome 24, mArvNil1.pat.X, whole genome shotgun sequence includes the following:
- the LOC143438157 gene encoding CD209 antigen-like protein A — protein MRDSKEMEKKQLGPLDEELLTSSHTKYSIKGFGFQPNSGFSSFTGCLVHSHVPLALQVLFLTVFSVLLVVILVKVCKIPSSQGQEESNQKNVYEELTQLKAGIDRLCRSCPWDWTPFQGSCYFFSLAQKSWNDSATACHNMGAQLVVIKSDEEQNFLQQASKKRGYTWMGLIDINKESSWHWIDGTPLTLSFMKYWNKGEPNNLGEEDCAEFRDDGWNDTKCYNKKFWICKKLETSCPSK, from the exons ATGCGTGATTCtaaggaaatggagaagaagcAGCTTGGCCCTCTGG ATGAGGAACTGCTGACATCCAGCCACACCAAATACTCCATCAAAGGCTTTGGCTTCCAACCAAATTCTGGATTCAGTAGCTTCACAG GGTGCCTGGTCCACAGCCATGTCCCCTTGGCATTGCAGGTGCTCTTCCTCACTGTATTCTCTGTGCTGCTGGTTGTCATCCTTGTCAAAG TCTGCAAGATCCCCAGTTCTCAGGGACAGGAGGAGTCCAATCAGAAGAATGTCTACGAGGAACTGACCCAGTTGAAGGCTGGGATAG ACCGCCTGTGCCgttcctgcccctgggactgGACGCCCTTCCAAGGAAGCTGCTACTTTTTCTCTCTGGCCCAGAAGTCTTGGAATGATTCTGCCACTGCCTGCCACAACATGGGGGCTCAACTTGTGGTCATCAAGAGTGATGAAGAGCAG aactttctacaACAAGCTTCTAAGAAGAGAGGCTACACTTGGATGGGGCTTATTGACATAAACAAGGAATCTTCATGGCACTGGATAGATGGTACACCTCTGACCCTCAG tttcatgaagtATTGGAATAAAGGGGAACCTAACAACCTGGGAGAGGAAGATTGTGCAGAGTTCAGAGATGATGGCTGGAATGACACTAAATGTTACAACAAGAAATTCTGGATCTGCAAAAAACTTGAAACTTCCTGCCCTAGCAAGTGA